One window of the Halococcus agarilyticus genome contains the following:
- the nasA gene encoding assimilatory nitrate reductase NasA, whose amino-acid sequence MSEPVQTTCMRCAVGCGHVHEGVDIGYGIASVQGDVSHPVSKGLACPRGIRESGDPDGEWLTQPLVRKGGELLPTTWDVALGRVVRVFEEILDRDRDGIGVLGSGQQTNEAAYALGKLARGGFGTRHYDANTTLCMASAVAAYYDAFGSDAPPCTYDDIPDARTHLVWGANPAVAHPVMFRWIHESAQDPDSRLVVVDPVATTTAEAADAHVSPEPGGDLALARAVLARIVERGRVDREFVDRATTGFDDLCKDLPTPTAAAATAGVPLETVDALVEALADPTLLYWGMGVNQSTQGTATAGALIDCCLATGNVGPGSGPFSLTGQANSMGTRVCSSKGTWPGHRDFGDPDERAVVADAWGVPEGRLPDDTGPGPVGIVEAINDGPIEALWTVATNPVAGLPDATAARERLDETFLVVQDAFRSETVELADVVLPAATWGESSGTAMNMERTVSRVRPATDSPSGIRSDLAIVATLADRLVPGLFDARDPEGIFAEFAALTEGTDADCSGITYDRLEQEVAVRWPAPDAATAGGYRYYDPDGDRSIGTDGDPSTGVDDDSRSTTDEESGTANGGAAWTFPTPSGRARFSTGFAGSVPEPPSEAYPLTLTTARDPDGYNTGVRTRPSIDEADPLVARVDPATLADHEECVRADDESKPITTIESRRASVSARVEPDDAIPEGMVWLPIHQPMTNHLTIAATDPDSDEPNYKQCAVRLAAPERSKRGTETGSEGASATERERSELAGHPAGVRQ is encoded by the coding sequence ATGAGTGAGCCGGTGCAGACCACGTGTATGCGGTGTGCGGTCGGCTGCGGCCACGTCCACGAGGGCGTCGACATCGGCTACGGCATCGCCTCGGTGCAGGGCGACGTCTCCCATCCCGTCAGCAAGGGCCTCGCGTGCCCGCGCGGCATCCGCGAGAGCGGCGATCCGGACGGCGAGTGGCTGACACAGCCGCTCGTCAGGAAGGGAGGTGAACTGCTCCCCACGACGTGGGACGTCGCGCTCGGTCGCGTCGTCAGGGTGTTCGAGGAGATTCTCGACCGCGATCGCGACGGGATCGGGGTGCTCGGCAGCGGCCAGCAGACCAACGAGGCGGCGTACGCGCTCGGCAAGCTCGCCCGCGGCGGTTTCGGGACCCGCCATTACGACGCCAACACCACCCTCTGCATGGCGAGCGCGGTCGCGGCCTACTACGACGCCTTCGGCAGCGACGCACCCCCCTGCACCTACGACGACATCCCCGACGCACGGACCCATCTCGTCTGGGGGGCGAACCCCGCGGTCGCCCATCCAGTCATGTTTCGCTGGATCCACGAGAGCGCCCAGGATCCGGACAGTCGGCTCGTGGTGGTCGATCCCGTCGCAACGACGACGGCCGAGGCAGCCGACGCGCACGTCAGTCCAGAGCCGGGCGGCGACCTCGCGCTGGCGCGGGCCGTCCTCGCGAGGATCGTCGAGCGCGGCCGCGTCGACAGGGAGTTCGTCGATCGGGCGACGACCGGGTTCGACGACCTCTGTAAGGATTTGCCGACGCCGACGGCAGCGGCCGCGACCGCCGGCGTTCCCCTCGAAACGGTCGACGCCTTGGTGGAGGCGCTCGCCGATCCGACGCTGCTCTACTGGGGAATGGGCGTCAATCAGAGCACGCAGGGAACGGCGACGGCGGGCGCGCTGATCGATTGCTGTCTCGCGACCGGGAACGTGGGCCCCGGCTCGGGCCCGTTCTCGCTGACCGGTCAGGCGAACTCGATGGGAACCCGAGTGTGTTCCTCGAAGGGAACCTGGCCGGGCCATCGCGACTTCGGCGATCCCGACGAACGGGCCGTCGTCGCGGACGCATGGGGGGTTCCCGAGGGACGACTGCCCGACGACACCGGTCCCGGCCCGGTCGGCATCGTCGAGGCGATCAACGACGGCCCGATCGAGGCGCTCTGGACCGTGGCGACCAACCCGGTCGCGGGGCTGCCCGACGCGACGGCGGCCCGCGAGCGCCTCGACGAGACGTTTCTGGTGGTCCAGGACGCGTTCCGGAGCGAGACCGTCGAACTGGCGGACGTCGTGCTCCCGGCGGCGACGTGGGGCGAGTCGAGCGGGACGGCGATGAACATGGAGCGCACCGTCTCGCGGGTCCGCCCCGCGACCGACAGCCCCTCGGGTATCAGAAGCGATCTCGCCATCGTCGCGACGCTCGCGGACCGACTCGTACCGGGGTTGTTCGACGCTCGCGATCCCGAGGGAATCTTCGCGGAGTTCGCCGCGCTGACCGAGGGGACCGACGCCGACTGCTCGGGGATCACCTACGACCGCCTCGAACAGGAGGTGGCGGTCCGCTGGCCCGCACCCGATGCGGCGACAGCGGGTGGCTATCGCTACTACGACCCCGACGGTGATCGATCGATCGGGACCGACGGCGATCCATCGACCGGGGTCGACGACGACTCACGATCCACGACCGACGAGGAGTCCGGGACCGCTAACGGCGGGGCGGCGTGGACGTTCCCGACGCCCTCTGGCCGGGCGCGTTTCTCGACCGGCTTCGCCGGGAGCGTTCCCGAACCGCCGAGCGAGGCGTACCCGCTGACGCTCACCACCGCGCGCGATCCCGACGGCTACAACACGGGCGTGCGGACGCGACCCTCGATCGACGAAGCGGATCCCCTCGTCGCGCGCGTCGATCCGGCGACGCTCGCCGATCACGAGGAGTGCGTTCGCGCGGACGACGAGTCGAAACCGATCACCACCATCGAATCCCGGCGTGCGTCGGTATCGGCGCGCGTCGAACCGGACGACGCCATCCCCGAAGGGATGGTCTGGCTGCCGATCCACCAGCCGATGACCAACCACCTCACCATCGCGGCGACCGACCCCGACTCGGACGAACCGAACTACAAGCAGTGTGCGGTGCGCCTCGCCGCCCCCGAGCGCTCGAAGCGCGGGACGGAGACCGGTTCGGAGGGCGCGAGTGCGACCGAACGTGAACGTTCCGAACTCGCCGGTCATCCCGCGGGGGTGCGTCAGTGA
- a CDS encoding MFS transporter, whose product MTKWRTLVLATAGFNLSFLIWFSFAPFTGPMAAEFGLSLAEIGILASAAIWLAPFGRILTGWLSDKYGAPTVFAIVLAYVGVFSMASAFAESYAVFFVERLIVATAGITFVIGIQHVSEWFPEEQLGTAEGIYAGIGNAGAAGGALILPRVFGTNWNGPLFDTNWRAAFFYTGVVAILMAVVYYAIGEAASSEQRRQTTAESATLKQWVHTATRYGTVVLALAYVMSFGLELSMNGWLATYYREGFATDDLVLASTFAATFSLAAGLLRPIGGYVSDVLARRERDILPFFRGRYREQWTFVALVFVVVTMMLMTLAGLSGAVTVAVGAGFLVGTACAFAEGAIFAQVPAMFPNSSGAVAGVVGGIGTIGGIVYPLVYSSSLFGTLHVGYAVVGISMIPIVLLNAWVYRPEIARRAHLDGFLARKSGVDATGSDD is encoded by the coding sequence ATGACGAAGTGGCGGACGCTGGTGCTCGCCACCGCGGGATTCAACCTCTCCTTTCTGATCTGGTTTTCCTTCGCCCCCTTCACCGGCCCGATGGCCGCGGAGTTCGGCCTCTCGCTCGCGGAGATCGGGATCCTCGCGAGCGCGGCGATCTGGCTCGCGCCGTTCGGGCGGATCCTGACGGGGTGGCTCTCGGACAAGTACGGCGCGCCGACCGTGTTCGCGATCGTGCTCGCGTACGTCGGCGTGTTCTCGATGGCGAGCGCGTTCGCGGAGAGCTACGCGGTCTTCTTCGTCGAGCGGTTGATCGTCGCCACCGCGGGGATCACGTTCGTCATCGGCATCCAGCACGTCTCGGAGTGGTTTCCCGAGGAGCAGTTGGGCACCGCCGAGGGGATCTATGCCGGCATCGGCAACGCCGGGGCCGCGGGCGGCGCGTTGATCCTCCCGCGCGTGTTCGGCACGAACTGGAACGGGCCGCTGTTCGACACGAACTGGCGGGCGGCCTTCTTCTACACGGGCGTCGTCGCGATCCTGATGGCCGTCGTCTACTACGCGATCGGTGAGGCCGCATCGAGCGAGCAGCGTCGCCAGACGACCGCCGAGAGCGCGACCCTGAAGCAGTGGGTTCACACGGCGACGCGGTACGGAACGGTCGTGCTCGCGCTCGCGTACGTGATGAGCTTCGGTCTCGAACTCTCGATGAACGGGTGGCTCGCGACCTACTACCGGGAGGGGTTCGCCACCGACGATCTCGTGCTCGCGAGCACGTTCGCGGCGACGTTCTCGCTCGCGGCCGGCCTGTTGCGCCCCATCGGTGGCTACGTCAGCGACGTGCTCGCACGGCGTGAGCGGGACATCCTGCCGTTCTTCCGGGGTCGCTACCGCGAGCAGTGGACGTTCGTCGCGCTCGTCTTCGTCGTCGTGACGATGATGTTGATGACCCTCGCCGGCCTCTCCGGTGCGGTCACCGTGGCGGTCGGGGCCGGCTTCCTCGTCGGGACGGCGTGTGCGTTCGCCGAGGGAGCGATCTTCGCCCAGGTGCCGGCGATGTTCCCGAACAGTTCGGGGGCCGTCGCGGGCGTCGTCGGCGGGATCGGTACCATCGGCGGCATCGTCTACCCCCTGGTGTACTCCTCGTCGCTCTTCGGAACCCTCCACGTCGGCTACGCCGTCGTGGGGATCTCGATGATCCCCATCGTGCTCCTCAACGCGTGGGTCTACCGCCCCGAGATCGCCCGTCGCGCCCATCTCGACGGCTTCCTCGCTCGAAAGAGCGGTGTCGACGCGACCGGTAGCGACGACTGA
- a CDS encoding archaea-specific SMC-related protein, with protein sequence MSQSRATEEHAELTVENVGGIDTTEIAFSPGVTSLTGRNATNRTSLLQALMATLGSDRVSLKGDADHGEVALDLAGETYTRTLERRNGTVVFDGDPYLEDTEAAELFAFLLESNEARQAVARDDDLREVIMQPVDTAAVNAEIEQLEAEKRNLDDELDRLKSLDSRLPELETEKTRLEDRIEDKRAELDEKEAEIEDADESVDDTREQKNAFEDALDDLQDVRSDLEDVRYRIDTERESIGALEDERDELEANMTDLPETPAGDLDEIEAEIDRLRDHKQSLESTINQLQRILQFNEDLLDGDNPELHAALQDRESTGTETEGEALTDQLVEDTTVCWTCGSEVERDTIDDTLDSLRELRRDRSSKRNEVDAELDELTDRRDDLRGDRDRRERVDRKLDEVEREITQRESTLEELTDERSTLEDEIDEREAAVEELEGQEQSELLDRHKEANQLEFELGRLESDLDDVREEIASVEEDLDERDRLTDRREELQDELADLRTRIEQLEAEAVEAFNDHMETILGVLDYANIERIWIERTQQTVREGRRKVERGVFDLHVIRSTDEGATYEDSIAHLSESEREVTGLVFALAGYLVHDLHESLPFIVIDSLEALDSDRIAALVEYFEEYAEYLVVALLPEDAAALSDEYQRVTNI encoded by the coding sequence ATGAGTCAATCACGGGCTACCGAAGAACACGCCGAGCTCACCGTCGAGAACGTCGGCGGCATCGACACCACCGAGATCGCGTTTTCGCCCGGCGTCACCTCCCTCACCGGCCGAAACGCTACCAACCGAACGTCGCTCCTCCAGGCGTTGATGGCCACGCTCGGGAGCGATCGCGTCTCGCTCAAGGGGGACGCCGACCACGGCGAGGTCGCGCTCGATCTCGCCGGCGAGACCTACACTCGCACGCTCGAACGCCGGAACGGTACGGTGGTCTTCGACGGCGATCCCTACCTCGAGGACACCGAGGCTGCCGAACTGTTCGCGTTCCTGCTCGAATCCAACGAGGCCCGCCAGGCGGTCGCGCGCGACGACGACCTCCGCGAGGTCATCATGCAGCCCGTGGACACCGCCGCGGTCAACGCCGAGATCGAACAGCTGGAGGCCGAGAAACGCAACCTTGACGACGAGCTCGACAGGCTGAAATCGCTCGACTCGCGACTGCCCGAGCTCGAAACCGAGAAGACACGCCTCGAGGACCGGATCGAGGACAAGCGCGCCGAGCTCGACGAGAAGGAGGCCGAGATCGAGGACGCCGACGAAAGCGTCGACGACACCAGAGAACAGAAAAACGCCTTCGAGGACGCGCTCGACGATCTCCAGGACGTGCGCTCCGATCTGGAGGACGTTCGCTACCGGATCGACACCGAACGCGAGAGCATCGGGGCGCTCGAAGACGAGCGCGACGAGCTCGAAGCGAACATGACCGACCTCCCCGAGACGCCCGCGGGCGATCTCGACGAGATCGAGGCCGAGATCGACCGCCTCCGCGATCACAAGCAATCCCTGGAGTCGACGATCAACCAGCTCCAGCGCATCCTCCAGTTCAACGAGGACCTCCTCGACGGCGACAACCCCGAGCTTCACGCCGCACTTCAGGACCGTGAGAGTACCGGCACGGAGACCGAGGGCGAGGCGCTCACCGACCAGTTGGTGGAGGACACCACGGTGTGCTGGACCTGCGGGAGCGAGGTCGAGCGCGACACGATCGACGACACGCTCGACAGTCTCCGGGAGCTCCGTCGCGACCGGTCGTCGAAACGCAACGAGGTCGACGCCGAACTCGACGAGCTGACCGACCGACGCGACGACCTTCGGGGCGATCGCGACCGACGCGAGCGCGTCGACCGCAAGCTCGACGAGGTCGAGCGCGAGATCACCCAGCGCGAGTCGACCCTCGAAGAGCTCACCGACGAGCGCAGCACTCTGGAGGACGAGATCGACGAGCGCGAGGCCGCCGTCGAGGAGCTGGAGGGGCAAGAACAGAGCGAGCTGCTCGATCGGCACAAGGAGGCAAACCAGCTCGAGTTCGAACTCGGCCGGCTCGAAAGCGATCTCGACGACGTTCGCGAGGAGATCGCGAGCGTGGAGGAGGATCTCGACGAACGCGATCGACTGACCGACCGCCGCGAGGAGCTCCAGGACGAACTCGCCGACCTCCGCACCCGGATCGAACAGTTGGAGGCCGAGGCGGTCGAGGCGTTCAACGACCACATGGAGACCATCCTCGGTGTGCTCGATTACGCGAACATCGAACGGATCTGGATCGAGCGCACCCAGCAGACAGTACGGGAAGGTCGGCGGAAAGTCGAGCGCGGCGTGTTCGACCTCCACGTGATCCGGAGCACCGACGAGGGTGCGACCTACGAGGACTCGATCGCCCACCTCTCGGAGAGCGAACGCGAAGTCACCGGGCTGGTCTTTGCGCTCGCGGGCTACCTCGTCCACGACCTCCACGAGTCGCTGCCGTTCATCGTGATCGACTCGCTGGAGGCGCTCGACTCCGATCGGATCGCGGCGCTGGTCGAGTACTTCGAAGAGTACGCCGAGTACCTGGTGGTGGCCCTCCTCCCCGAGGACGCCGCCGCGCTCAGCGACGAGTACCAGCGTGTGACGAACATCTGA
- a CDS encoding IclR family transcriptional regulator, whose translation MSGSNTPRLVNATETSLAIVEAVRDRDGATLTEVADGLDIGYSTAHNHLATLCANNWLVKHDGEYDIGLKFLSFGEYARRRTPHYDVARRHMHELTERTNLEVEFLVEEYGRLISIVDMIGDAGGFGPPEDGKWLRVGEYYYLHNTASGKAILAELPDERVEAILDQWGLPAETPYSVTDRDELDAQLATIREQGYAETEQEVVEGFANAGTAVQYPDGRVLGGISVGWPTYLYSDGVDAEVIEQLLDTAASIEERIAATSSD comes from the coding sequence ATGTCCGGGAGCAACACGCCGCGGTTGGTGAACGCGACGGAGACGTCGCTCGCCATCGTCGAGGCCGTTCGCGATCGCGACGGGGCGACGCTCACCGAGGTCGCCGACGGACTCGACATCGGGTACAGCACCGCCCACAACCACCTCGCGACGCTCTGTGCGAACAACTGGCTCGTCAAGCACGACGGCGAGTACGACATCGGCCTGAAGTTCCTCTCCTTCGGGGAGTACGCACGGCGTCGAACGCCCCACTACGACGTCGCGAGGCGACACATGCACGAGCTGACCGAGCGGACCAACCTCGAAGTCGAGTTCCTCGTCGAGGAGTACGGCCGGCTCATTTCGATCGTGGACATGATCGGCGACGCCGGCGGGTTCGGGCCGCCGGAGGACGGCAAGTGGCTGCGGGTTGGCGAGTACTACTACCTCCACAACACGGCCTCGGGTAAGGCGATCCTCGCCGAACTCCCCGACGAGCGGGTCGAGGCGATCCTCGATCAGTGGGGTCTCCCGGCGGAAACCCCGTACTCGGTCACCGACCGCGACGAGCTCGACGCCCAGCTCGCGACGATCCGCGAACAGGGGTACGCCGAGACCGAACAGGAGGTCGTCGAGGGGTTCGCCAACGCCGGGACCGCCGTCCAGTACCCCGACGGGCGGGTCCTCGGTGGGATCAGCGTGGGCTGGCCGACGTACCTCTACAGCGACGGCGTCGATGCCGAAGTCATCGAGCAGCTGCTCGACACCGCCGCGTCGATCGAAGAGCGGATCGCTGCCACGTCGTCGGACTGA
- a CDS encoding zinc-binding dehydrogenase yields MAADDTTIGSAIDDETRRELVDTDDLLPTGSAFVPGETPIPDYQLAWGITSDDEGDPIHGEPTADDAERELVIPVEEPGPNEALLYMLTSEVNYNDVWAVTGVPVSTFAGHDRDWHVTGSGGLALVAETGAGVADEGRIAVGDLVHVYAGKFDALSPKAGRDPMFADFRIQGYETPDGSHQQFVTAQATQLFEPPSTLDLTEAGSYILTMGTIYRALTNTLDVEPGSDLFVEGASTGTGRDAVEMAVSRGLDVTGLVSSDERAERAKGVGADAAIDRTQDALSGAMRMVPNDPAAVEDWVAAGEPLLEEFRAKNDGELADYAISHAGQEAFSRSYQLLDEGGRLTFYGASTGYEMAFVGKGGATTPGEMYDRSALRPGGGVLVWYGTPDGIEGTTDEVGEAAIEAALDRRARVAVVTESEEQADAVESAHDVEGAVSLEHLAAENDAVAFEPLPELPKPSEPDALAATVGEYTNKLFKPVGIATGELLATPNNPRGNPDVVFERAGQNTLGTSTMLCASFEGEVVYAEAMADRRYSFYAPQVWMRQRRIHMPTTEIFGTHMKNTYEVLKMNEEIERGVFDVPRTHLVDWDDAPEAHQDMWENNHEEGSYVINHALPEDGIESKDELFAAWDV; encoded by the coding sequence ATGGCAGCCGACGACACCACCATCGGTAGCGCTATCGACGACGAAACCAGGCGTGAGCTCGTCGACACCGACGATCTCCTTCCGACCGGTTCGGCGTTCGTCCCGGGCGAAACGCCGATCCCCGACTACCAGTTGGCGTGGGGGATCACGAGCGACGACGAGGGCGACCCGATTCACGGCGAGCCCACGGCCGACGACGCCGAACGGGAGCTCGTGATCCCGGTCGAGGAGCCGGGGCCCAACGAGGCGCTGCTGTACATGCTCACCTCGGAGGTCAACTACAACGACGTCTGGGCGGTCACCGGCGTGCCGGTCTCGACGTTCGCGGGCCACGACCGCGACTGGCACGTCACGGGTTCGGGCGGGCTCGCGCTGGTCGCCGAAACCGGGGCCGGCGTCGCGGACGAGGGCCGGATCGCGGTCGGCGACCTCGTCCACGTCTACGCGGGGAAGTTCGACGCGCTCTCGCCGAAGGCCGGCCGGGACCCGATGTTCGCCGACTTCCGGATCCAGGGGTACGAGACGCCGGACGGCTCCCACCAGCAGTTCGTGACCGCCCAGGCGACCCAGCTGTTCGAGCCCCCCTCGACCCTCGACCTCACCGAGGCGGGCAGCTACATCCTCACGATGGGGACCATCTACCGCGCGCTGACGAACACGCTCGACGTGGAGCCGGGGAGTGATCTCTTCGTCGAGGGGGCCTCGACCGGTACCGGCCGTGACGCCGTCGAGATGGCGGTGAGCCGGGGGCTCGACGTCACGGGGCTCGTTTCGAGCGACGAGCGCGCCGAGCGCGCAAAGGGGGTCGGAGCCGACGCGGCGATCGACCGCACGCAGGACGCACTCTCCGGAGCCATGCGGATGGTGCCGAACGATCCCGCCGCGGTCGAGGACTGGGTGGCCGCCGGCGAGCCGCTGCTGGAGGAGTTCCGTGCGAAAAACGACGGCGAGCTCGCCGACTACGCCATCTCCCACGCCGGTCAGGAGGCGTTCTCCCGATCCTACCAACTCCTCGACGAGGGCGGCCGGCTCACGTTCTACGGCGCGTCGACGGGCTACGAGATGGCGTTCGTTGGCAAGGGCGGTGCGACGACGCCGGGCGAGATGTACGACCGCTCGGCGCTCCGGCCGGGCGGGGGCGTGCTCGTCTGGTACGGCACCCCCGACGGGATCGAGGGGACCACCGACGAGGTCGGCGAGGCCGCGATCGAGGCGGCGCTCGATCGGCGCGCACGTGTGGCCGTCGTCACCGAATCGGAGGAACAGGCCGACGCCGTCGAGTCGGCACACGACGTCGAGGGTGCGGTCAGCCTCGAACACCTGGCGGCCGAGAACGACGCGGTCGCGTTCGAGCCGCTGCCCGAGCTTCCGAAACCATCCGAACCCGACGCGCTCGCCGCGACGGTCGGCGAGTACACGAACAAGCTGTTCAAACCCGTCGGGATCGCCACGGGCGAGCTCCTCGCCACGCCGAACAATCCCCGTGGGAACCCGGACGTCGTCTTCGAGCGCGCGGGTCAGAACACGCTCGGGACGTCGACGATGCTCTGTGCGTCGTTCGAGGGCGAGGTGGTGTACGCCGAGGCGATGGCCGACCGGCGCTACTCGTTTTACGCGCCCCAGGTCTGGATGCGCCAGCGCCGGATCCACATGCCGACGACCGAAATCTTCGGCACGCACATGAAGAACACCTACGAGGTGCTGAAGATGAACGAGGAGATCGAGCGCGGGGTTTTCGACGTCCCGCGGACCCATCTCGTCGACTGGGACGACGCCCCCGAAGCCCATCAGGACATGTGGGAGAACAACCACGAGGAGGGATCGTACGTCATCAACCACGCGCTCCCCGAGGACGGGATCGAATCGAAGGACGAGCTCTTCGCGGCCTGGGACGTCTGA
- a CDS encoding enoyl-CoA hydratase/isomerase family protein: MSDYDHLDVRTENGARIVTLDDPDTLNALSTGLLDELEAALAAAEDAADVRAVVLTGNGRAFSSGYDFGADEEPSMDTIIESEYTHLDAIYNLSIPVIAAVDGYALAGGCNLALVCDLTFATERSEFGFPDMRMGELPPAMVLPFVTGSLKHARELFYTGKHVDATEAERMGIVNRVVSEEELMDTVMDEVDHMKRVPSAITKLLKDTLNDVQETQGYRSNSAANVAKYLYAASAETETAQEFHEIADEEGVSAAIDWMRTAEKN; the protein is encoded by the coding sequence ATGAGCGACTACGATCACCTCGACGTGCGAACCGAGAACGGCGCGCGTATCGTCACCCTCGACGACCCCGACACGCTCAACGCACTGAGTACGGGGCTCCTCGACGAACTCGAAGCCGCGCTCGCGGCCGCGGAGGACGCGGCCGACGTGCGCGCGGTCGTGCTGACGGGCAACGGCCGCGCGTTCTCGTCGGGCTACGACTTCGGGGCCGACGAGGAGCCGTCGATGGACACGATCATCGAGTCGGAGTACACCCATCTCGACGCGATCTACAATCTATCCATTCCCGTGATCGCCGCCGTCGACGGCTACGCCCTCGCCGGCGGCTGCAACCTCGCGCTGGTCTGTGACCTCACGTTCGCCACCGAGCGCTCGGAGTTCGGCTTCCCCGACATGCGGATGGGCGAGCTCCCGCCGGCGATGGTGCTGCCGTTCGTGACGGGATCGCTGAAACACGCGCGCGAGCTGTTCTACACGGGCAAGCACGTCGACGCCACGGAGGCCGAGCGGATGGGGATCGTCAACCGCGTCGTGTCCGAGGAGGAACTCATGGACACGGTGATGGACGAGGTCGATCACATGAAGCGCGTCCCGAGCGCGATCACGAAGCTGCTGAAGGACACCCTCAACGACGTCCAGGAGACCCAGGGCTACCGGTCGAACTCCGCCGCGAACGTCGCGAAGTACCTCTACGCGGCCTCCGCCGAAACCGAGACCGCCCAGGAGTTCCACGAGATCGCCGACGAGGAGGGCGTCTCGGCCGCCATCGACTGGATGCGAACCGCCGAAAAGAACTGA